GTCCGTCGACGTCGCCGTCGGCGGCCGCCGCGTAGGAGCCGTCGCTCTCGGGCGCTTCCTGCGTCGTCGCGTCGTGTTCGTCCGGCCCGGCGATGACATCCAGCAGTTCCGCAGCGCCCTCAACAGACGGCGCGATGGGGCCGATCTGTTCGAGGCTGTTGGCGTAGGCGACGAGGCCGTATCGGGAAACCAGCCCGTAGGTCGGCTTGATACCGACGACGCCACAGAAGGCGGCCGGACAGCGGATAGAGCCGCCAGTGTCGCTGCCGAGTGCGAGGTCAGCGTCGCCAGCGGCGACGACAGCGGCCGAGCCACCGGAGGAACCGCCCGGCACCCGGCCCTCGGCGACGGGGTTCTCAACGGGCCCGAACGCCGACGTCTCGGTGGTCGTCCCCATCCCGAACTCGTCCATGTTCGTCTTGCCGGGGATGGTCGCGCCGGCGTCTTTCAGGCGCTCGACGACCGTTGCGTCGTACGGCGGGACGTAGTCTTCGAGCATCGCCGAACCGCAGGTCGTCCGGACGCCCTCGGTGGAGATGTTGTCCTTGACCGCGACGGTCTTGTCCGCCAGCGGGCCGTCGTCCGCGCCCTCGATGGTCTCGTCGGTGATGTAGCCGTTGTACGCCGTCATCTACGACACCTTCGGCCCTTTGAACTGCCCTTCCTCGGTGTCGCTGGCGTTCCGGAGCGCTTCCTCCTGTGAGAGGCTTTCGCGTGTCTCGTCGGGGCGCATCACGTTCGAGAGTTCGGCCTCGCGTTCTGTCTCTGGGACGTCATCGAGCGCTTCGAACGCGTCGAGGATGTCGCCCAGCTGCTCGGTGAACCGCTCGATCTCGTCGTCTGCGAGGTCGACACGGGCGAGGTCGGCGACGTGCCGGACCTCCTCGGGATCGACGGCGGGGTCGCTCATGTCGGGCCGGAGTGCTGGATGCGCGGTAAGCGTTTCGAAACACCGGGCAGATATATAGCATAGTTAATAATTGTGGAAGCGAATACACAAGAATTGCCAACTCTTGTTTCCCCTTCGGAAAATTGGACTTCTGAAACGGACAAAAGTTTTAAGTCGCCGTAGATACAACAGTAGGCTACAACACGTTTTTCGGGTACGATACCCGGTTGTCCCACCCCCAACAAATGACCGATACCAGCATCCGCCGATACTCGAACGAGCGCGAGACGGAGACAGAGCAGACGGACGAAGAGGAGTCGGAGACGCTCGTCTGTCCGGAGTGTAACGGGTCGTTACTGTCCGACAGCGAGCGCGGTGAAACGGTGTGTGAGGACTGTGGGCTGGTCGTCGAGGAGGACGAGATCGACCCCGGTCCCGAGTGGCGCGCGTTCGATTCGAAGGAGAAAGACGAGAAATCCCGTGTCGGTGCGCCGACGACGAACATGATGCACGACAAGGGCCTCTCGACCAACATCGGCTGGCAGGACAAGGACGCGTACGGCAATTCCCTGTCCTCGCGCCAGCGCGAGAAGATGCAGCGACTGCGCACCTGGAACGAGCGGTTCCGTACCCGCGACTCCAAGGAGCGCAACCTCAAACAGGCCCTCGGCGAAATCGACCGCATGGCGAGTGCCCTCGGACTGCCCGAGAACGTCCGC
The genomic region above belongs to Haloarcula hispanica ATCC 33960 and contains:
- the gatC gene encoding Asp-tRNA(Asn)/Glu-tRNA(Gln) amidotransferase subunit GatC; the encoded protein is MSDPAVDPEEVRHVADLARVDLADDEIERFTEQLGDILDAFEALDDVPETEREAELSNVMRPDETRESLSQEEALRNASDTEEGQFKGPKVS